ATGTGATTTCAAACATTCAAAATACTGCATTTAGGTATGTCTCTGATATTTTTGTTGTGTGCAAATACTGTTTAGGGCCAAGCAAGAagtcagtaatgtttttttgctCTTTCTCCTCTCAGGTGAGTGGGAGTTCTGAACGTGGCCGTGTGTGACACATTGTGTGCGtgatgctgatcagcagaagaaAATGTCTCGCTCCTAGCCCCTTGTTTTCCCCAGCCCATGTAACCTAGTGTGGCCCAGAAGGCCCGGGGGATTGTCCCATGAATCCAAGCCCAGACCGCAGCAAGGAGTGTCTCCCCCCAAAAAAGCGGGAGTCCCGTCAGGGCTCGTCAGATCAACCAGCCCCAGAGGATGACTTCAAACCCCCTGCTCCTTTCCGAAGCCGAAGGCAGCATCACTCCACCGAGGGTCACAGAGAGAGTGTGGATCTTCTTCCACCACCTCCCCCCATGCTGCCACCTCTTCCTCTGTCGTTGCCTTGGCAGGTATCCTACACCCCCTCCATGCATCACTCGTACTTGCCAGTCCAGGTGGGAGAGAGGCGAGGGTCATCTTCCACACCCTGGAGAGAAACATTGTGCGGACGGGGTATAGATGGAGGCCTGGAGCATAGCATTCCCCAGCACTCTCGCTGGCTGAGCAGTGACATCCCCCCCATTAGTGTGCAACCGCTCATCTCTGTGCCCACGTTCAAGAGTGTCTACACAGCAGAGCCCAGGGAAATGTGGTCCTACGGCCATAGCCGGCGAGACTACAGCTCGTCTCTCTTCTCCCCCCATCATCTCTTTCAACAGCCTACAGTTTATCCCCATGACACCCTCCCTGACAGCAGACTCAGGTACCAAGGCAGACGGCCCAATGGTGTTGATAGCCCAGACAGCAGGTCTGGCCCTAGCAGAAGGATGCCCTCTTGCAATGACTGTGGGAACGACAGTGTGACCAGGTTGGATGGTCCACATGCCAATGGCAGGAGAAGACAGGAGAATACAAGACAAACCCTCGGGAGAGGCCTTCTGCCACGAGAGAACACAAGTTCACATTCCTCATCGTGGGACAGGGACTGCCGGGGAACACCCAAAGCTCCAATGCCCCCCTCGTCAGACACAAAGACAGGAAAGGCAATCACTTCTCAGGACCATTTTGGTGTTAGTGCCTCTCAGGCTGGAGCTCAGATCTACTATGCTCTGGGGTCCCTTTGCCCTTCTGCTCACCATAACCCTCAAGCATATCCTCAAATGAGTCCTTCTGTGTCCTGTTCCCCGAGGAATTCCCAGTTCGCCCCACAAAGCCAACAAAACAGCCATGGGGTTGAGACGGAATGGGATCCCTCTGCAGGGTCCTACCGCCCTCCCGTCGCTGTGCTCACTGGCCCTGACCCACCCCCTTCTGCAGTCCTACCTCATTTTGCCAAAGGTTCCCTGATCGAGCTGGCTGGTGGCCATCTGAAGAGGGTGGAGGAGCTGAAGACGGAGGATTTCTTACGCAGTGCTGACACCTTGCCTGAGTTTCACCTGAGCACCTGCACTATTCTCTTAATCTCGCCAGGACCCACTTATGGCTTCAACCACTTGCAGGTCTTACTCACAGACCGCAACACTCAGGTGAGAGAATCAAACTATGATGTCAAGTCAAATTAAGccactttttattaaagtacatttttatCAATACTGTAAAAATTGATTGCAAAATTATGATATTAAAACTAGAAACAAAGGCACAAGTAAAACATGACAATCGTCTTGGAAGCTCTTTGCACAAGTATCGCTATATTGCACAAACTAAATTACACCATGGACCAGATCCAGATCCTTTATGACACATTTTTCTGCTTTGTCAAAATTCATTGATGGAtgaaaaacataattttgaAGTGGCAACTTGTTTTCTAATACTTGCTGTCTTCCAGGCAACTCAAAAGGCAACTTAGAATCCCAAAAAAGTCCCTTGAAATGCACACAGTAACGAGTTATTGAATGTGTTGATATAATTTCCACTGAAATACGAGTTCAGAGCTGGACACATTGAGCTTCTGATTCTatagagcatttgattggacagaaaatggGACAAAAAGCaggggggtattccagaaagcatgGTTAACTTACCTTACATATACCCTAAATCTCAGTTGATTAATCCAAACCTTGCTTACTTGAGGTATGCTGTTTCCAAAAATGTTGTCTAGAGTCATGCTCCATTCACGTTATCGGAAATGCCATaattcccacttcagaagtggTGATTAAGAGCTTGTTTCATTTAAATGCTTTGTTGTCA
This region of Pseudorasbora parva isolate DD20220531a chromosome 6, ASM2467924v1, whole genome shotgun sequence genomic DNA includes:
- the zmp:0000000926 gene encoding uncharacterized protein zmp:0000000926; this encodes MNPSPDRSKECLPPKKRESRQGSSDQPAPEDDFKPPAPFRSRRQHHSTEGHRESVDLLPPPPPMLPPLPLSLPWQVSYTPSMHHSYLPVQVGERRGSSSTPWRETLCGRGIDGGLEHSIPQHSRWLSSDIPPISVQPLISVPTFKSVYTAEPREMWSYGHSRRDYSSSLFSPHHLFQQPTVYPHDTLPDSRLRYQGRRPNGVDSPDSRSGPSRRMPSCNDCGNDSVTRLDGPHANGRRRQENTRQTLGRGLLPRENTSSHSSSWDRDCRGTPKAPMPPSSDTKTGKAITSQDHFGVSASQAGAQIYYALGSLCPSAHHNPQAYPQMSPSVSCSPRNSQFAPQSQQNSHGVETEWDPSAGSYRPPVAVLTGPDPPPSAVLPHFAKGSLIELAGGHLKRVEELKTEDFLRSADTLPEFHLSTCTILLISPGPTYGFNHLQVLLTDRNTQELLTVLAEYPFFVRDRGWSSCSPQRSAQLYGLQCRQLSTGDVCLALTPTPASSGQVQRSPCGEMPPPPAPAPEIQPAEPPRTRKRRWSAPELEPGSKTSTHLPQGSKLERRE